In Haloterrigena turkmenica DSM 5511, a single genomic region encodes these proteins:
- a CDS encoding DHH family phosphoesterase, giving the protein MVFRLVLGCGTVGRQVVERFPERDARTGDRLLVVTDDESVVETLRDESLPARRADPTDPSVIANLETPDVIFVAGDRTDRNRLALVQARERFPTSSIVAYMGGNATEADRMRFDELADCVVDARQSMVDHILEGTVSFSAGAAIGLRKQLAEIDGRLAVVMHDNPDPDAIASAVALVDIAAELGVDADACYFGQISHQENRAMVNLLDLDLRNLSPEESLEEYAAFALVDHSRPGVNDQLPEELHIDIVIDHHPPRGPVPGEFVDLREGAGATSTVLTEYLDRFSLHPRRPTATALLYGIRIDTNDFTREVSPADFNAASVLWPHADTSMLEQIEQPTVEGETLETIARAIKNRIQRDSVAVASVGEITNRDALPQAAEQLLSMEGIETTLVFGFRDEMVFVSARSRAADVDLGETVRDAFDRIGSAGGHADMAGAQLELGILGNVDDADEVESIVSVVEEVITNRFLEAIDAGPGTSVGAYTQTSERLFSVDDESEAPSGDRTAADESGESV; this is encoded by the coding sequence ATGGTTTTCCGGCTCGTGCTCGGCTGTGGAACGGTCGGCCGACAGGTCGTCGAACGGTTCCCCGAGCGCGACGCACGCACCGGCGATCGCCTGCTCGTCGTCACCGACGACGAGAGCGTCGTCGAAACGCTTCGCGACGAGAGCCTCCCGGCGCGGCGGGCCGATCCGACCGATCCGTCCGTGATCGCGAATCTCGAGACGCCGGACGTGATCTTCGTCGCCGGCGATCGGACCGACCGGAACCGGCTCGCGCTCGTCCAGGCTCGAGAGCGGTTTCCGACGAGTTCGATCGTCGCCTACATGGGCGGGAACGCGACCGAGGCGGATCGAATGCGGTTCGACGAACTCGCGGATTGCGTGGTCGACGCCCGGCAGTCGATGGTCGACCACATCCTCGAGGGGACCGTGAGTTTCTCGGCCGGCGCCGCGATCGGACTTCGGAAACAGCTGGCGGAAATCGACGGCCGGCTGGCGGTGGTGATGCACGACAACCCCGATCCGGACGCGATCGCCAGCGCCGTCGCGCTGGTCGATATCGCCGCCGAGCTTGGCGTCGACGCCGACGCCTGCTACTTCGGCCAGATCTCCCACCAGGAGAACCGCGCGATGGTCAACCTGCTCGATCTCGACCTGCGGAACCTCTCGCCGGAGGAGTCGCTCGAGGAGTATGCGGCCTTCGCGCTGGTCGATCACTCTCGGCCCGGCGTCAACGACCAGCTACCCGAGGAGCTCCACATCGACATCGTCATCGACCACCACCCGCCCCGCGGTCCGGTACCCGGCGAGTTCGTCGACCTCCGCGAGGGGGCCGGGGCGACCAGCACGGTGTTGACGGAGTATCTCGACCGGTTCAGCCTCCACCCGCGGCGACCGACGGCGACCGCGTTGCTGTACGGGATCCGGATCGATACGAACGACTTCACCCGCGAGGTCTCCCCGGCGGATTTCAACGCCGCCTCGGTGCTGTGGCCCCACGCCGACACGTCGATGCTCGAGCAGATCGAGCAGCCGACGGTCGAAGGAGAGACCTTAGAGACGATCGCCCGGGCGATCAAGAACCGCATCCAGCGAGATTCGGTGGCCGTCGCGAGCGTCGGCGAGATCACTAACCGCGACGCCCTCCCCCAGGCGGCCGAGCAGCTGCTGTCGATGGAGGGCATCGAAACGACGCTCGTCTTCGGCTTTCGCGACGAGATGGTCTTCGTCTCCGCGCGCTCGCGGGCGGCCGACGTCGACTTGGGCGAGACGGTCCGGGACGCGTTCGATCGGATCGGCAGCGCCGGCGGCCACGCCGATATGGCCGGCGCCCAGCTCGAGCTCGGTATCCTCGGCAACGTCGACGACGCCGACGAGGTCGAATCGATCGTCAGCGTCGTCGAGGAGGTCATCACGAATCGGTTCCTCGAGGCGATCGACGCCGGGCCGGGAACGTCCGTCGGGGCGTACACCCAGACCAGCGAGCGGCTGTTCTCGGTCGACGACGAGTCCGAGGCTCCCTCGGGGGACCGAACGGCGGCCGACGAGAGCGGGGAGTCGGTGTAG
- a CDS encoding NADH-quinone oxidoreductase subunit N, with protein MAIYQLPEWAALAPALILALTGLVLFLIDSISPRSTDRTLLAGTAAVGALASLGVAVWFSAAGVGTPTIDGGEGVIEIFDGQFVVDQLALYFMIVVAIVTALIVVASYDYLAGHTYQAEYYSLVILAATGMATVAAANSLVTIFIALELTSLPSYALVAILKDNRGSVEAGLKYFLIGALSSAIFVYGISLVYGATGVLQLDSIAEVIADGGADGFGGLLGLGILMLLGGIAFKTASVPFHFWAPEAYEGAPAPISAFLSSASKAAGFVIAFRVFNVAFPLEEIGAVIGFDWTVAFVVLAIVTMTLGNFAAATQENVKRMLAYSSIGHAGYALIGLAGLSADGGELVMGAALMHLLVYGFMNTGAFLFVALAEHWGVGRTFEDYNGLSTQAPVACGAMAVFLFSLAGIPPFGGFFSKYFLFTGALEAATANTAMLAVAAALVVNSALSLYYYSRLVKALWIEDPPATRDRLGQPTGLYAAIVVAAVMTIVILPGFGPVVEAATGAAEALIN; from the coding sequence GTGGCGATCTATCAACTCCCCGAGTGGGCCGCGCTGGCCCCGGCGTTGATCCTGGCGCTGACCGGGCTGGTGTTGTTCCTCATAGACAGCATCTCGCCGCGGTCGACCGACCGAACGCTGCTGGCCGGCACCGCCGCCGTCGGCGCGCTGGCCTCGCTGGGCGTCGCCGTCTGGTTCAGTGCCGCCGGCGTCGGCACGCCGACCATCGACGGCGGCGAAGGCGTCATCGAGATCTTCGACGGCCAGTTCGTCGTCGACCAGCTGGCGCTGTACTTCATGATCGTCGTCGCCATCGTGACGGCGCTGATCGTCGTCGCCAGCTACGACTACCTGGCCGGCCACACCTACCAGGCCGAGTACTACTCGCTGGTCATCCTCGCGGCGACCGGGATGGCGACCGTCGCGGCCGCCAACAGCCTCGTGACGATCTTCATCGCCCTCGAGCTGACGAGCCTGCCGTCGTACGCCCTCGTGGCGATCTTGAAGGACAACCGCGGCAGCGTCGAGGCCGGGCTGAAGTACTTCCTGATCGGCGCGCTCTCCTCGGCGATCTTCGTCTACGGGATCTCGCTGGTCTACGGCGCGACCGGCGTCCTCCAGCTGGACAGCATCGCGGAGGTCATCGCCGACGGCGGCGCCGACGGCTTCGGCGGCCTGCTCGGACTGGGCATCCTCATGCTGCTCGGCGGGATCGCGTTCAAGACCGCCAGCGTGCCGTTCCACTTCTGGGCGCCCGAGGCCTACGAGGGCGCGCCCGCGCCGATCAGCGCGTTCCTCTCCTCGGCCTCGAAGGCCGCCGGCTTCGTGATCGCGTTCCGCGTGTTCAACGTGGCCTTCCCGCTCGAGGAGATCGGTGCCGTGATCGGCTTCGACTGGACGGTCGCCTTCGTCGTGCTCGCGATCGTCACCATGACGCTCGGGAACTTCGCGGCGGCGACCCAGGAGAACGTCAAGCGGATGCTCGCCTACTCGTCGATCGGCCACGCCGGCTACGCCCTGATCGGGCTGGCCGGCCTGTCGGCCGACGGCGGCGAGCTCGTCATGGGCGCGGCGCTGATGCACCTGCTGGTCTACGGCTTCATGAACACGGGCGCGTTCCTGTTCGTGGCCCTGGCCGAACACTGGGGCGTCGGCCGCACCTTCGAGGACTACAACGGCCTCTCGACGCAGGCGCCGGTCGCCTGCGGCGCGATGGCCGTCTTCCTCTTTAGCCTCGCGGGGATCCCGCCCTTCGGCGGCTTCTTCAGCAAGTACTTCCTCTTCACCGGCGCCCTCGAGGCGGCGACGGCGAACACGGCGATGCTGGCCGTGGCCGCCGCGCTGGTAGTCAACAGCGCGCTCTCGCTGTACTACTACTCGCGGCTGGTCAAGGCGCTGTGGATCGAGGATCCGCCGGCGACGCGCGATCGGCTCGGACAGCCGACGGGGCTCTACGCGGCGATCGTCGTCGCCGCCGTGATGACGATCGTCATCCTCCCCGGCTTCGGACCGGTCGTCGAGGCCGCCACCGGCGCCGCGGAGGCCCTGATCAACTGA
- a CDS encoding complex I subunit 4 family protein, with amino-acid sequence MMIEALIAVALIGALVTFVAPNRVAGKLAFAISLVPAALSLWMFTAFDGSGNALLDGELAFESHLEWIQFGDYSIEWFVGLDGISLPLVVMTTILCTLAILSSWTPIDSRESQFYGLVLFIEANLIGVFSALDFFVWFIFWEAVLIPMYLLIGVWGGPDRKYAAIKFFVYTNVASLVMFGSFIALVFGLGDAATSFALPDIADAMVNGGGVQSSVFGIDPGTFTALVFIAMFLGFAVKVPVVPFHTWLPDAHVQAPTPASVLLAGVLLKMGTYALLRFNFTMFPEQVATYAVPIAAIAVISVIYGAMLALAQTDLKRIVAYSSVSSMGYVILGLIAYTQFGVGGATFQMVSHGLISGLMFMSVGVIYNVTHTRSVEEMSGLADRMPIAVGILVAGAFGYMGLPLMSGFHGEFTIFFGAFQADFAYAPLFTALAMFGIVIVAGYLLFALQRTVFGPYHLETDYDVGRAPLHDIAPMFVLLALIIALGVAPELIFDMITDAVDPILNGGDL; translated from the coding sequence ATGATGATCGAAGCACTGATCGCGGTCGCACTGATCGGCGCGCTCGTCACGTTCGTCGCGCCGAATCGCGTCGCCGGCAAACTGGCCTTCGCTATCAGCCTCGTGCCGGCCGCGCTCAGCCTGTGGATGTTCACCGCCTTCGACGGCAGCGGTAACGCCTTACTCGACGGCGAACTGGCCTTCGAGTCTCACCTCGAGTGGATCCAGTTCGGCGACTACTCGATCGAGTGGTTCGTCGGCCTCGACGGCATCAGCCTGCCGCTCGTGGTGATGACGACGATCCTCTGCACGCTGGCGATCCTGAGCTCGTGGACACCGATCGACAGCCGCGAGTCCCAGTTCTACGGGCTCGTGCTGTTCATCGAGGCGAACCTGATCGGCGTCTTCTCGGCGCTGGACTTCTTTGTCTGGTTCATCTTCTGGGAGGCGGTCCTGATCCCGATGTACCTGCTGATCGGGGTCTGGGGCGGTCCGGACCGGAAGTACGCCGCGATCAAGTTCTTCGTCTACACGAACGTGGCGTCGCTGGTGATGTTCGGGTCGTTCATCGCGCTCGTCTTCGGCCTCGGCGACGCCGCGACGAGCTTCGCCCTTCCAGATATCGCCGACGCGATGGTCAACGGCGGCGGCGTCCAGTCGAGCGTCTTCGGCATCGATCCGGGGACGTTCACGGCGCTCGTGTTCATCGCGATGTTCCTCGGGTTCGCCGTGAAGGTGCCGGTGGTCCCGTTCCACACGTGGCTGCCCGACGCCCACGTGCAGGCCCCGACGCCCGCCTCCGTGCTGCTCGCGGGCGTGCTCCTGAAGATGGGGACCTACGCCCTGCTGCGGTTCAACTTCACGATGTTCCCGGAGCAGGTCGCGACCTACGCCGTGCCGATCGCGGCCATCGCGGTTATCAGCGTCATCTACGGCGCGATGCTGGCGCTGGCCCAGACGGACCTAAAACGAATCGTCGCCTACTCCTCGGTTTCCTCGATGGGGTACGTGATCCTCGGACTGATCGCCTACACCCAGTTCGGAGTCGGCGGGGCGACGTTCCAGATGGTCTCCCACGGGCTGATCTCCGGCCTGATGTTCATGTCAGTTGGCGTCATCTACAACGTCACGCACACCCGTAGCGTCGAGGAGATGTCCGGGCTGGCCGACCGGATGCCGATCGCCGTCGGCATCCTCGTCGCCGGCGCCTTCGGTTACATGGGACTCCCGCTCATGAGCGGCTTCCACGGCGAGTTCACCATCTTCTTCGGCGCCTTCCAGGCCGACTTCGCGTACGCGCCGCTGTTTACGGCGCTGGCGATGTTCGGCATCGTCATCGTCGCTGGCTACCTGCTCTTCGCGCTCCAGCGGACCGTCTTCGGCCCGTATCACCTGGAAACCGACTACGACGTGGGCCGCGCGCCGCTGCACGACATCGCGCCGATGTTCGTGTTGCTCGCGCTCATCATCGCCCTCGGCGTGGCCCCCGAACTGATATTCGATATGATAACCGACGCAGTCGATCCGATCCTGAACGGAGGTGACCTGTAG
- the nuoL gene encoding NADH-quinone oxidoreductase subunit L, with protein sequence MVGTGAGPFSYAPAIALFPLAAFVISLVFGRQLPKKGAIPGIFATAASLLFSLWMFATVASGETYHETLYEWSAGAVTTEVGAEEIAFSFGLLIDPLSALMLIIVSLVAFLVHVFSLGYMNDEGETGLPRYYASLGLFTFSMLAFVYADNLLMAFMFFELVGLCSYLLIGFWFRTKSAPSAAKKAFLVTRFGDYFFLIGVVAIASTFGTVAFAGEESFVVAAETAIEDGTTLFGFDAQTWVTITGLLVLGGVIGKSAQFPLHTWLPDAMEGPTTVSALIHAATMVAAGVYLVARMFGYYALSPTALAIIAFVGGFTALFAATMGVVKDDIKQVLAYSTISQYGYMMLGMGVGGYVAGVFHLMNHAFFKALLFLGSGAVIVLMHHEQDMWKMGGLKDKAPVTYYTFLAGALALAGIVPFSGFWSKDEVLFDALIVGLEEPVILAAYAMGLLGVFFTGFYTFRMVFLTFHGEPRSETAENPHGVGWSIKAPLVVLGLLAALAGFVNLAPIAKLAGTDITFLEYWLDGEYGYVEGLTYHHYHEMVAFEEGYIGSETTTMLLSAGLSLGLALAGAFTAHTLYNVPEPKRHATKLGGAYTVLRHNYYQDEYQVWLAEGLTLPLARTADLFDRSVIDGAVDGVSSASLFGSSWVKRIQTGLVTNYAALLVAGFIALLLGLGLYGGWF encoded by the coding sequence ATGGTAGGAACTGGTGCAGGCCCATTCAGTTACGCTCCGGCGATCGCACTGTTCCCGCTCGCGGCGTTCGTCATCTCGCTCGTCTTCGGCCGACAGCTGCCGAAGAAGGGCGCGATTCCGGGTATCTTCGCGACGGCAGCCTCGCTGCTGTTCTCGCTGTGGATGTTCGCGACGGTCGCGAGCGGCGAAACGTATCACGAGACGCTCTACGAGTGGTCGGCCGGCGCGGTCACGACCGAGGTCGGCGCCGAGGAGATCGCCTTCTCCTTCGGCCTGCTGATCGATCCGCTGTCGGCGCTGATGTTGATCATCGTCTCGCTGGTCGCCTTCCTCGTTCACGTCTTCAGCCTCGGATACATGAACGACGAGGGAGAGACCGGGCTTCCGCGGTACTACGCCAGCCTCGGGCTCTTCACGTTCAGCATGCTCGCGTTCGTCTACGCGGACAACCTGCTGATGGCGTTCATGTTCTTCGAACTCGTCGGCCTCTGTTCGTACCTGCTGATCGGGTTCTGGTTCCGGACGAAGTCGGCCCCCTCGGCCGCGAAGAAGGCGTTCCTCGTCACCCGCTTCGGCGACTACTTCTTCCTGATCGGCGTCGTCGCCATCGCGTCGACGTTCGGGACGGTCGCCTTCGCCGGCGAGGAGTCGTTCGTCGTCGCCGCCGAGACGGCCATCGAGGACGGAACAACGCTGTTCGGTTTCGACGCCCAGACGTGGGTGACGATCACCGGACTGCTCGTGCTCGGCGGGGTAATCGGCAAGTCCGCACAGTTCCCGCTGCACACGTGGCTGCCCGACGCGATGGAAGGCCCGACCACCGTCTCCGCGCTCATTCACGCGGCGACGATGGTCGCGGCCGGCGTCTATCTCGTGGCGCGGATGTTCGGCTACTACGCGCTCTCGCCGACCGCGCTGGCAATCATCGCCTTCGTTGGCGGCTTCACCGCCTTATTCGCCGCGACGATGGGCGTCGTCAAAGACGACATCAAGCAGGTGCTGGCGTACTCGACGATCAGCCAGTACGGCTACATGATGCTGGGGATGGGCGTCGGCGGCTACGTCGCCGGAGTCTTCCACCTCATGAACCACGCCTTCTTCAAGGCGCTGCTGTTCCTCGGCTCCGGTGCCGTCATCGTCCTCATGCACCACGAACAGGACATGTGGAAGATGGGCGGCCTGAAGGACAAGGCGCCGGTCACCTACTACACGTTCCTCGCGGGCGCGCTCGCGCTCGCGGGAATCGTCCCGTTCTCCGGCTTCTGGTCGAAAGACGAGGTGCTGTTCGACGCGCTGATCGTCGGCTTAGAGGAGCCCGTCATCCTCGCGGCCTACGCGATGGGACTGCTCGGCGTCTTCTTCACCGGCTTTTACACCTTCCGGATGGTCTTCCTGACCTTCCACGGCGAACCCCGCTCCGAGACGGCCGAGAACCCACACGGCGTCGGCTGGTCGATCAAGGCGCCGCTGGTCGTGCTCGGCCTCCTCGCGGCGCTGGCCGGCTTCGTCAATCTCGCGCCGATCGCCAAACTCGCCGGGACTGACATCACGTTCCTCGAGTACTGGCTCGACGGCGAGTACGGCTACGTCGAGGGACTGACCTACCACCACTACCACGAGATGGTGGCCTTCGAAGAGGGGTACATCGGCTCCGAGACGACGACGATGCTGCTCAGCGCCGGCCTCTCGCTGGGACTGGCGCTGGCCGGTGCGTTCACGGCGCACACGCTGTACAACGTCCCCGAACCGAAGCGACACGCGACGAAACTCGGCGGCGCCTACACCGTCCTGCGGCACAACTACTACCAGGACGAGTACCAGGTCTGGCTCGCCGAGGGCCTCACGCTGCCGCTGGCCCGGACGGCCGATCTGTTCGACCGATCGGTTATCGACGGCGCCGTCGACGGCGTCTCGAGCGCCAGCCTGTTCGGCAGTAGCTGGGTGAAACGCATCCAAACGGGGCTCGTGACGAACTACGCGGCACTACTCGTGGCCGGGTTCATCGCGTTGCTCCTCGGTCTCGGACTCTACGGAGGGTGGTTCTGA
- the nuoK gene encoding NADH-quinone oxidoreductase subunit NuoK, with amino-acid sequence MTVAVEYYVLLSMAVFCIGLMGVLTRRNALLFLMSVELMLNAANINLIAFAFYHGNLTGQVFALFTMALAAAEVAVGLGIILVLYRNFRDVDVTVPTTMRW; translated from the coding sequence GTGACGGTCGCCGTCGAGTACTACGTCCTGCTGTCGATGGCCGTCTTCTGTATCGGCCTCATGGGAGTCCTGACGCGTCGGAACGCACTGCTGTTCCTGATGTCCGTCGAACTCATGCTGAACGCGGCGAACATCAATTTGATCGCGTTCGCGTTCTACCACGGCAACCTCACCGGACAGGTGTTCGCGCTGTTTACCATGGCGCTCGCCGCCGCGGAGGTCGCCGTCGGACTCGGGATCATCCTGGTGTTGTATCGCAACTTCCGTGACGTCGATGTCACGGTTCCAACGACGATGAGGTGGTAA
- a CDS encoding NADH-quinone oxidoreductase subunit J — MTNRPKLRLGKTLVPGLLAVGLFALMALIVLNTPFESMADGGFEVESITAAIGYALFDLEALQQDAGVVGTEPFLAAFLLIAVALDAALDASLVLAKREEAGEPVSPLSSTGPDDAGTGARPATDSSGFGPSEPTATDGGRSETDADADSNGGDRR; from the coding sequence ATGACGAACCGACCGAAGCTCCGACTCGGGAAGACGCTCGTCCCCGGGCTGCTGGCCGTCGGGCTGTTCGCGCTGATGGCGCTGATCGTCCTCAACACGCCGTTCGAGTCGATGGCCGACGGCGGCTTCGAAGTCGAATCGATCACCGCCGCTATCGGCTACGCGCTGTTCGACCTCGAGGCGCTCCAGCAGGACGCGGGCGTGGTGGGAACCGAGCCGTTCCTCGCGGCCTTCCTGCTGATCGCGGTCGCCCTCGACGCGGCGCTGGACGCCTCGCTGGTCCTCGCGAAACGCGAGGAGGCGGGCGAACCCGTCTCGCCGCTCTCGAGTACAGGGCCCGACGACGCCGGCACCGGCGCCCGTCCGGCGACCGACTCGAGCGGCTTCGGCCCCTCGGAGCCGACGGCGACCGACGGCGGCCGATCCGAGACCGACGCCGACGCGGACTCGAACGGAGGTGACCGTCGGTGA
- a CDS encoding NADH-quinone oxidoreductase subunit J, whose translation MLETIAFAAFALVTLLSALGVVLLEEPWHAALMLGVALMSIAVHFVMLAAEFVAMMQILVYVGGVLVLITFAVMLTQREDTTSDSEEVVRT comes from the coding sequence ATGCTCGAAACGATCGCATTTGCGGCCTTCGCGCTCGTGACGCTGCTTAGCGCGCTGGGCGTGGTCCTCCTCGAGGAGCCCTGGCACGCGGCGCTCATGCTCGGTGTCGCGCTGATGAGCATCGCGGTCCACTTCGTGATGCTCGCCGCCGAGTTCGTCGCGATGATGCAGATCCTCGTCTACGTCGGCGGGGTGCTGGTCCTCATCACGTTCGCCGTGATGCTCACCCAGCGCGAGGACACGACGTCCGACTCCGAGGAGGTGGTGCGGACATGA